The following are encoded together in the Pirellulales bacterium genome:
- a CDS encoding TlpA disulfide reductase family protein: protein MIPTLTRRFSFWGLLLIVCHGCGGSMSAPNAPGKNATTDPTPVVSAQPQVKLETVSFDRLQTELAGMRGKVVVLDCWATYCTPCIQEFPHLVELSESRPADKLQCVSLSFDYQGVDELSELQPKVLEFLQAQKASRVRNFLSSDEDGVLYEKFGFGAIPVVRVYDQTGALVKQFSNSGKEKFTYADVTALVNKLLAE from the coding sequence ATGATTCCCACATTAACGCGGCGATTTTCCTTCTGGGGTTTGCTATTGATTGTTTGCCATGGGTGTGGCGGTTCAATGTCGGCACCCAACGCGCCGGGCAAAAATGCGACAACCGACCCGACGCCTGTAGTCAGCGCGCAGCCTCAGGTTAAGCTAGAGACCGTCAGCTTTGACCGGTTGCAAACCGAGCTGGCCGGGATGCGCGGCAAAGTGGTCGTCCTGGATTGTTGGGCCACGTATTGCACGCCGTGCATCCAGGAATTTCCCCATTTAGTCGAATTGAGCGAATCCCGCCCCGCTGACAAGTTGCAATGCGTCTCGCTCAGCTTTGACTATCAAGGGGTGGACGAACTCAGCGAATTACAGCCGAAAGTATTAGAATTTTTACAGGCGCAAAAAGCGTCACGGGTGAGAAATTTTTTGTCGAGCGATGAAGATGGCGTTTTGTATGAAAAGTTTGGGTTTGGGGCGATACCGGTCGTGCGGGTCTATGATCAAACGGGAGCGTTAGTCAAACAATTTAGCAATTCTGGCAAAGAAAAGTTTACCTATGCCGATGTCACGGCCCTAGTAAATAAGCTGCTGGCGGAATAA
- a CDS encoding BON domain-containing protein, with amino-acid sequence MSILLCESPLPVTAPLAADITARIQTVLASQPQDLRRQLRFEAAEGKITLQGRVKSYFHKQLAQEALRPLRDMVIDNQLEVEWRD; translated from the coding sequence ATGTCGATCTTGCTTTGCGAATCCCCCCTTCCCGTGACGGCGCCCCTCGCGGCGGACATTACCGCCCGGATCCAGACGGTATTGGCCAGTCAGCCGCAGGACCTGCGGCGTCAGTTGCGATTTGAGGCGGCCGAGGGCAAAATCACGCTGCAAGGCCGGGTCAAGTCGTACTTTCATAAGCAACTGGCGCAAGAAGCCCTCCGGCCCCTGCGCGACATGGTGATCGACAACCAGTTGGAAGTCGAATGGCGGGACTGA